In one window of Anaerolineales bacterium DNA:
- a CDS encoding FAD binding domain-containing protein has protein sequence MGTFEYLRPKTIEEAVSLLERGVPLAGGTRVSTARRHIGAAIDLRDLGLTDLKIEKGAASIEAGVSLQAILESVPPLPDALRSACRLERDLCVQRKQHGQQR, from the coding sequence ATGGGTACGTTCGAATATTTACGGCCGAAAACGATCGAGGAAGCCGTCTCGCTGCTGGAGCGCGGCGTGCCGCTGGCCGGCGGCACGCGGGTGAGCACGGCGCGCAGGCACATTGGCGCGGCGATCGATCTGCGGGATCTGGGCTTGACGGATTTAAAGATCGAAAAAGGCGCCGCCAGCATAGAAGCAGGCGTGAGTCTGCAGGCGATCCTGGAGAGCGTACCGCCGCTCCCCGATGCGCTGCGATCGGCCTGCCGGCTCGAGCGTGACCTCTGCGTCCAACGCAAGCAGCACGGTCAACAGCGGTGA
- a CDS encoding nitroreductase family protein, with product MEKSDFYALLRSRRSIRRFTDRTVPVELVQRLIEAACQAPSAHNRQPWRFAVLSGESEKQALAGEMGQALCAARRADGDAAEAIDADAARSYQRITSAAVVVVVCLTMEAMDVYPDEARTNAEHMMAVQSAAMAGMNILLAAHAEGLGACWLCAPLFAPDAARRSLDLPKTWEPQGLILLGYAAEQGRSRERMPLEAVSLWR from the coding sequence GTGGAGAAAAGTGATTTCTATGCGCTGCTTCGCAGCCGGCGTTCGATCCGGCGTTTCACGGATAGAACAGTTCCGGTCGAACTCGTGCAGCGCTTGATCGAAGCCGCCTGTCAGGCGCCGTCGGCGCACAATCGGCAGCCCTGGCGGTTCGCCGTCCTTTCAGGCGAATCGGAAAAGCAAGCGCTCGCCGGGGAGATGGGCCAAGCGCTGTGCGCGGCGCGCCGGGCGGATGGCGACGCTGCGGAGGCGATCGATGCGGATGCTGCTCGATCCTACCAACGGATTACATCGGCGGCGGTGGTTGTAGTGGTATGCTTGACCATGGAAGCGATGGACGTCTATCCCGATGAAGCGCGAACGAACGCCGAACATATGATGGCCGTGCAGAGTGCGGCCATGGCAGGGATGAACATCCTGCTCGCGGCGCATGCTGAAGGTCTGGGAGCCTGCTGGTTGTGCGCGCCACTGTTTGCACCCGATGCGGCTCGCCGGTCGCTCGACTTGCCGAAAACCTGGGAACCACAGGGGTTGATCCTGCTGGGGTATGCGGCGGAGCAGGGACGAAGCAGGGAACGGATGCCGCTGGAGGCAGTCTCGCTGTGGCGTTGA
- a CDS encoding LLM class flavin-dependent oxidoreductase has protein sequence MSASRAALYLQDAHDLREGLDYVRYAEQRGFYAVWQAESRLVRDAIVPMAAYAAVTECIKIGSGVINNWTRNIGLLAATFLTLDDLAPGRIICGIGAWWDPLAKNVGIERRKPLLAMRETVEVLRRLLNMERVTFHGEFHHVEGIELDVVHGRREPRNVPIYIGATGPKMLELSGEIADGVVLNYCVPPDYNHQALEHLAAGARKAGRSIDDLDRPQLIVCSVDADEEKALDTSRELLTQYLAQQPHIAKASGVSPDVVAEIQSILGWPATQEQIQSAKHLVPDELVRRITASGTPEQARAKVQEYLDNGATYPILYPVGGDVTLLVDTFSPSS, from the coding sequence ATGAGCGCTTCACGGGCTGCTCTCTATTTACAGGATGCGCACGATTTACGCGAGGGACTCGACTACGTGCGATATGCGGAGCAGCGCGGTTTTTACGCCGTGTGGCAAGCCGAATCGCGCCTGGTGCGGGACGCGATCGTGCCGATGGCGGCGTACGCCGCGGTCACGGAGTGCATCAAGATCGGCTCCGGTGTGATCAACAACTGGACGCGCAACATCGGTTTGCTGGCGGCGACCTTCCTGACGCTGGACGATCTCGCGCCCGGACGCATCATCTGCGGCATCGGCGCCTGGTGGGATCCGCTGGCGAAAAACGTGGGCATCGAACGCCGCAAACCTTTGTTGGCCATGCGCGAGACGGTCGAGGTGCTGCGGCGCCTGTTGAACATGGAACGCGTGACTTTTCACGGCGAGTTCCACCACGTGGAGGGTATCGAACTCGACGTGGTTCACGGGCGGCGCGAACCGCGGAATGTGCCGATCTACATCGGCGCCACCGGGCCCAAGATGCTGGAGCTGAGCGGGGAAATCGCCGACGGCGTGGTGTTGAATTACTGCGTGCCGCCGGATTACAACCATCAGGCCCTGGAACATCTGGCGGCGGGTGCCAGGAAGGCCGGCCGGTCGATCGACGATCTCGATCGACCGCAGTTGATCGTATGCTCGGTCGATGCGGACGAAGAGAAAGCGCTGGACACGAGCCGGGAGCTGTTGACCCAGTATCTGGCGCAGCAGCCGCACATTGCCAAGGCGAGCGGCGTCTCTCCGGACGTGGTCGCGGAAATCCAATCCATACTGGGCTGGCCGGCGACCCAAGAGCAGATCCAGAGCGCCAAGCATCTCGTGCCGGACGAACTGGTGCGGCGGATCACCGCCTCGGGCACGCCGGAGCAGGCGCGCGCCAAGGTGCAGGAGTACCTCGACAACGGCGCCACGTACCCAATCCTGTATCCTGTGGGCGGCGACGTGACGCTGCTCGTCGACACCTTCAGTCCATCTTCGTGA
- a CDS encoding PaaI family thioesterase: MTTNAQTQKQERKQPNSRHCFVCGLENEYGLGLRFYEVGPDEVTAMVSIPEQYQGYPGVVHGGITAAMLDEVLGRAAMVGDHNHFRVTAKMEVHYRKPVPIGEVLTLHGKVLKRRGRYAFAHAELRLPDGSIGADADGALADLWDDTLREEDLEALGWKVYPD, encoded by the coding sequence ATGACAACGAACGCCCAGACACAGAAACAGGAGCGCAAGCAGCCCAATTCACGGCATTGTTTCGTGTGCGGTTTGGAAAACGAATACGGCCTGGGGCTGCGTTTCTATGAGGTCGGACCTGATGAGGTGACCGCCATGGTGAGTATCCCGGAGCAGTATCAAGGCTACCCCGGCGTCGTGCATGGGGGCATCACCGCCGCCATGCTGGATGAAGTATTGGGACGCGCGGCGATGGTCGGCGATCACAATCACTTTCGGGTCACCGCAAAGATGGAGGTGCACTACCGCAAACCGGTACCGATCGGAGAGGTTCTGACCCTGCACGGGAAGGTGCTCAAACGGCGCGGGCGGTATGCCTTCGCGCATGCAGAACTGCGGCTTCCCGACGGCAGCATCGGCGCCGATGCAGACGGCGCCCTGGCGGATTTGTGGGACGATACCTTGCGGGAAGAGGACCTGGAAGCGCTGGGTTGGAAGGTCTATCCCGACTAG
- the cofD gene encoding 2-phospho-L-lactate transferase, with amino-acid sequence MALKITALAGGVGGAKLVDGLAALLPAENLNVVVNTGDDFEHFGLTICPDVDTITYTLAGLANPTTGWGRADETWTVLETIEQLGGPAWFRLGDRDLALHLERTRLLQSGERLSAVCAGICKRLGVAVRVLPMSDDPVRTLVSTEEGELPFQEYFVARRCEPKVSGFQFRGIERAQPAPDVLEAIQGADCIIFCPSNPWVSLDPILAVPGIRTAVAGKPVIGVSPIVDSRAIKGPAAKMYAELGHEPSALTVAKHYEDLLTVFFVDGKDAEFVSAIDGLGIRARAANIVMQDREDRIRLAGELIEYVSKEVLMAVKS; translated from the coding sequence GTGGCGTTGAAGATCACGGCTCTGGCAGGCGGCGTCGGCGGCGCAAAACTCGTCGACGGGTTGGCGGCGCTGCTGCCTGCCGAAAACCTGAATGTGGTGGTCAACACCGGCGACGATTTCGAGCATTTTGGCTTGACGATTTGCCCGGATGTGGACACGATCACCTACACGCTGGCCGGTCTGGCGAATCCTACAACGGGTTGGGGACGCGCAGACGAAACCTGGACCGTCTTGGAAACGATCGAGCAACTGGGCGGACCGGCGTGGTTTCGATTGGGTGACCGGGACCTGGCGCTGCATCTCGAGCGTACGCGCTTGCTACAGAGCGGCGAGCGTTTGAGCGCGGTCTGCGCCGGGATCTGCAAGCGCCTGGGCGTTGCCGTGCGTGTGCTGCCGATGTCCGACGATCCGGTACGTACGCTGGTGTCGACCGAAGAAGGCGAACTTCCTTTTCAGGAATACTTCGTGGCCCGGCGCTGTGAGCCAAAGGTAAGCGGATTTCAGTTCCGAGGAATCGAACGAGCGCAGCCGGCGCCGGATGTGCTGGAAGCCATACAGGGAGCGGATTGCATTATCTTCTGTCCTTCCAACCCCTGGGTGAGTCTCGATCCGATCCTCGCCGTTCCCGGCATACGCACGGCGGTTGCCGGGAAACCCGTGATCGGAGTGTCGCCCATCGTGGACAGCCGGGCGATCAAAGGACCGGCGGCGAAGATGTACGCCGAATTGGGCCACGAACCCTCGGCGCTGACCGTGGCGAAGCATTACGAGGATTTACTGACGGTGTTTTTCGTGGATGGCAAGGACGCCGAGTTCGTCTCCGCAATCGACGGACTGGGAATTCGAGCCCGGGCGGCGAACATCGTCATGCAGGATCGAGAGGATCGGATCCGTTTGGCTGGAGAGCTTATCGAATACGTATCGAAAGAGGTGTTGATGGCGGTGAAATCATGA
- the cofC gene encoding 2-phospho-L-lactate guanylyltransferase encodes MTLWAIVPVKPLRRAKSRLAEVLNRDERAVLSQDLMIHTLEVLKDVPQVDRMLVISRDSRALALAREHGARTVSERGAPQLNTALVRATILARGYGVSSVLVVPADLPLLSPEDVETLIAAAKKPPVVVIAPDRHGTGTNALLMSPPGLIEYDFGPDSFSRHQQRAKQAGAKVVVCELPSLELDLDVPEDLEILQEWRSQKVQIEAEEST; translated from the coding sequence ATGACGTTATGGGCGATCGTGCCTGTCAAGCCGCTGCGCCGGGCGAAATCCAGACTCGCCGAGGTGCTCAACCGTGATGAGCGGGCCGTGTTAAGTCAGGATTTGATGATTCATACGTTGGAAGTGTTGAAGGATGTTCCCCAGGTGGATCGTATGCTGGTGATCAGCCGGGATTCACGCGCCCTGGCGCTGGCCCGAGAACATGGCGCCCGGACGGTTTCGGAGCGCGGCGCGCCGCAGTTGAATACCGCCCTGGTACGGGCGACGATCCTGGCGCGCGGCTACGGTGTGAGCTCGGTGCTGGTCGTTCCGGCGGACCTGCCGCTTCTCAGTCCGGAAGACGTCGAGACGCTGATCGCCGCGGCGAAGAAGCCGCCGGTGGTCGTCATCGCACCGGACCGCCACGGCACGGGCACCAACGCACTCTTGATGTCTCCGCCGGGATTGATCGAGTACGATTTCGGTCCGGACAGTTTCTCGCGGCATCAGCAGAGAGCGAAGCAGGCGGGAGCGAAGGTCGTCGTTTGTGAACTGCCGTCTCTCGAATTGGATCTGGACGTGCCGGAGGACCTCGAAATCCTGCAGGAATGGCGATCCCAGAAAGTACAGATCGAGGCGGAGGAATCGACATGA
- a CDS encoding PPOX class F420-dependent oxidoreductase yields the protein MSVSIPKSHSDLLRDETRAFAVVATTMPDGSPQATPVWFDMDGDSLCFNTARGRVKERNLSARPEVAIVIVDPRDPYRYVQIRGSVREITGEEARKHIDRLAEKYTGKPKYENYRGEERVKYCLQIESTSTMG from the coding sequence ATGTCAGTTTCTATCCCGAAATCCCATTCCGATCTACTGCGTGATGAAACGCGGGCCTTCGCCGTCGTGGCGACGACCATGCCGGACGGCAGTCCGCAGGCCACGCCGGTGTGGTTCGACATGGACGGGGATTCGCTGTGTTTCAATACGGCCCGCGGCCGGGTGAAAGAGCGCAATCTGTCGGCCAGACCCGAAGTGGCGATCGTGATCGTCGATCCGCGTGACCCTTACCGCTACGTGCAAATACGCGGCAGCGTACGGGAGATCACGGGCGAAGAAGCCCGGAAGCACATCGATCGACTGGCCGAGAAATACACGGGCAAGCCGAAATATGAAAATTACCGGGGTGAAGAGCGGGTGAAGTACTGCCTTCAGATCGAATCCACCAGCACGATGGGATGA